One Anopheles marshallii chromosome 3, idAnoMarsDA_429_01, whole genome shotgun sequence genomic region harbors:
- the LOC128713000 gene encoding uncharacterized HIT-like protein Synpcc7942_1390, which yields MIAATIRPFVARTLQSVCHMVRLHSQDSAGLHNSPKPGVKHPDTIFDKIIKKEIPADVIYEDEKCIAFNDISPQAPVHFLVIPKEKIDKLENSTVDQVELLGHLTHVAGQLGKSKAPDGFRLVINNGDNGCQTVYHIHLHVIGGRQLGWPPG from the exons atgatagcAGCCACTATTCGTCCCTTTGTGGCCCGGACACTGCAGTCCGTTTGCCACATGGTGAGATTACACAGTCAAGATAGTGCTGGTTTGCACAATTCACCCAAACCTGGAGTGAAACATCCGGACACGATATTCGACAAgattattaaaaaagaaatacctGCAGATGTAATCTACGAGGACGAGAAATGCATTGCCTTTAATGATATTTCACCGCAAGCACCGGTTCATTTTCTCGTGATTCCGAAGGAAAAAATTGATAAGCTAGAAAATAGTACAGTCGACCAGGTGGAG TTACTAGGACATCTAACGCATGTTGCCGGCCAGTTGGGGAAATCGAAGGCGCCGGACGGATTCCGATTAGTTATCAATAATGGTGATAACGGATGCCAAACGGTGTACCATATACACCTTCATGTGATCGGTGGTCGCCAGCTCGGCTGGCCGCCAGGATGA
- the LOC128712999 gene encoding E3 ubiquitin-protein ligase HACE1-like, protein MSDHTTDTLGVSDDSETPEASTVGNQTEMDSTNSCTRQATETETNATIDLPKTFLSFRPTYAQDGPESDSCCSTRNKLKVRKDHRTETRPAPYLKVRPSALFTSRFLEAVSYNNADKVKEMIQQGMSPNTFECYFNRSALHIACSRGYRDVVRVLLENSANPNIRDKNLSTPLHLAVSTESVEVVQMLLDYGTNVLLRDSNGMLALDFSIGKLRLSERIISKMQTLSQTDIHKHREKTVDICERIFSVFKRQIRNLDVQSHGIDQEKLEEMLKDFSEKLDTVRQRNIDTLVDQITNMKVKNEIDSDVNSLLSRLKTFTL, encoded by the coding sequence ATGAGTGATCATACAACCGACACGTTGGGTGTTTCGGACGATTCAGAAACACCGGAAGCTTCTACAGTCGGCAATCAAACAGAAATGGATTCGACCAACAGTTGCACTAGACAGGCTaccgaaacagaaacaaatgcTACCATAGATCTCCCgaaaacatttctttcattcCGCCCTACCTATGCTCAAGACGGGCCGGAAAGCGATTCGTGTTGCTCCACACGCAATAAGCTGAAAGTTCGCAAAGACCATCGTACGGAAACTCGCCCGGCACCGTACCTCAAGGTGCGACCGTCAGCATTATTTACATCTCGATTTTTAGAAGCTGTCTCATACAATAACGCTGATAAGGTGAAGGAAATGATACAGCAAGGAATGTCGCCCAACACGTTTGAATGCTATTTCAATCGTTCGGCGTTGCATATTGCCTGCAGCAGAGGTTACCGGGACGTCGTTCGGGTTTTGCTGGAGAACTCGGCCAATCCGAACATACGGGATAAGAATTTAAGCACACCGCTACATTTAGCCGTAAGTACGGAAAGCGTAGAGGTGGTACAGATGTTGCTCGACTACGGCACCAACGTATTGCTGCGGGATTCAAACGGTATGCTGGCGTTGGACTTTTCAATCGGTAAATTGCGACTCTCGGAGCGTATCATCTCCAAAATGCAAACGCTAAGCCAGACCGACATACATAAGCATCGGGAAAAAACGGTGGACATTTGCGAAAGAatcttttctgttttcaaGCGACAGATTAGGAATCTCGATGTACAGAGTCACGGCATAGATCAGGAAAAGCTGGAAGAAATGTTGAAAGATTTCTCCGAAAAGCTAGATACAGTACGTCAGCGGAATATCGATACGCTCGTTGACCAAATCACTAACATGAAGGTAAAAAACGAAATAGATAGCGACGTGAATTCACTACTCTCAAGGCTGAAAACGTTTACCCTGTAG
- the LOC128712159 gene encoding spliceosome-associated protein CWC27 homolog has protein sequence MSNIYIQEPPTAGKILLKTTVGDIDIELWSKECPLASRNFIQLCLEGYYNGTIFHRVVRGFIVQGGDPNGDGTGGESVYGHPFKDEFHSRLRYVRRGLVGMANSGKNDNTSQFFFTLGPTPELQNQNTIFGKVAGDTIYNMLKLEEGEVYENERPHFEHRIIRTDVLSNPFEDIVPRRLAAGDKSKQDGEKKKKKEKGVKNFGLLSFGDEAEEEELETKVYVQKIAPGRGKSSHDVLDDPNLSKQTSTTSVSEVKKRRNSIDSNQEDSSSNGDQESGDRDSSSKRSLNHDVNSIREKLKHKPDDPKRSKNPALDPAGQESDSDSDYGLGSDRKKAKQEQAEKIRQEINQLKRDFHSDKRAKDKHKESEQKKASKKAPRNEVMNEVLRVQEEYSQKTKQLPKKGSSRENFTMELLQKFKTKLHSAHERDTETPNGGNASAERDEEEDIRGDNWLAHRLEFERKDPILAKDAATKDDDWYDVYDPRNPLNKRKRGEKIDRSQKPRK, from the exons ATGAGCAACATTTATATCCAAGAACCACCCACGGCGGGGAAG ATTCTCCTGAAAACAACGGTGGGCGATATCGATATAGAGCTTTGGTCAAAGGAATGCCCATTAGCTAGCCGGAACTTTATTCAACTGTGTCTGGAAGGGTACTACAACGGGACAATATTCCATCGGGTCGTGAGAGGCTTTATCGTACAGGGAGGCGATCCAAATGGAGATGGAACCGGAGGAGAATCGGTGTACGGCCATCCGTTCAAAGATGAGTTCCATTCCCGTTTGCGTTATGTTCGCCGGGGACTTGTCGGTATGGCAAATTCTGGCAAAAATGATAACACTTCACAGTTCTTCTTCACCTTGGGGCCCACACCGGAACTGCAGAATCAGAACACAATCTTCGGGAAGGTGGCGGGCGACACCATATACAACATGCTAAAATTGGAGGAAGGCGAAgtgtatgaaaatgaaagacCTCACTTTGAACATCGCATAATTCGTACCGATGTGCTCAGCAACCCATTCGAGGACATTGTGCCGCGGCGACTGGCCGCTGGAGATAAATCGAAACAAGATGgtgagaaaaagaagaaaaaagagaaaggtgTTAAAAATTTTGGTCTTCTATCGTTCGGTGATGAGGCGGAGGAGGAAGAGCTAGAAACCAAAGTGTACGTGCAGAAGATTGCACCAGGACGTGGAAAGTCTTCACACGACGTACTGGATGACCCCAATTTGAGCAAGCAAACAAGTACTACTTCGGTTAGCGAAGTGAAAAAGCGACGAAATTCCATCGACAGTAACCAAGAAGATTCTTCGTCTAATGGTGACCAAGAGTCCGGTGATCGTGACTCATCATCGAAACGATCTCTGAACCATGATGTAAATAGCATCCGCGAAAAATTGAAGCATAAACCAGACGATCCTAAGCGGAGTAAAAATCCAGCACTGGACCCAGCTGGTCAGGAATCTGATTCTGATTCCGATTATGGACTAGGTAGCGACCGGAAGAAAGCTAAACAAGAGCAAGCTGAAAAAATCCGACAAGAAATAAACCAACTCAAGCGCGACTTTCACTCGGATAAACGCGCCAAAGACAAGCACAAGGAAAGCGAACAGAAGAAAGCATCTAAAAAGGCACCCCGCAACGAAGTGATGAATGAGGTGCTGAGGGTGCAGGAAGAATACTCGCAGAAAACCAAACAGCTTCCCAAGAAAGGTAGTTCGAGAGAAAACTTTACCATGGAGCTGTTGCAAAAGTTTAAAACTAAACTCCATTCCGCTCACGAACGGGATACGGAAACACCGAACGGCGGGAACGCATCGGCTGAACGTGACGAAGAGGAAGACATCCGTGGAGACAATTGGCTAGCGCACCGATTGGAGTTTGAGAGGAAGGATCCCATATTGGCGAAGGATGCTGCAACGAAAGACGACGACTGGTACGACGTGTACGATCCTCGCAATCCTCTGAACAAACGAAAGCGCGGAGAGAAAATAGATCGTTCTCAGAAGCCACGGAAATAA
- the LOC128713296 gene encoding THUMP domain-containing protein 1 homolog → MSEAKKIKLNSSGMEQRNRFRKMGKRNYYAKANEHGTGEGMRDRNMKPGHRGFLVTCNGHVRDCVRDSYRILNAYADELYGALDKTAPEDSENQQQADAASDEEDISIKLQKEAEAAGKPNNKAFRFQSVDSGAMNCLFIQTSLPDPNELTSKIMKDLNDTKQHKSRFILRMLPIQAVCRANLKDIIDVVGKLSDRHFLKEPKTFAILFNRRLNNDLSRDDVIRELAELITAKNAGNKANLKNPDLAVIVEVIKGLCCIGILPEYYQLRKYNLVELVVSQDPKKAPASEEVAVAKANELEEETTEKHQPDHVQSGPEEKNTTLPDEVAE, encoded by the exons ATGTCTGAGGCAAAGAAAATTAAGCTGAATTCCTCTGGAATGGAACAACGCAACAG GTTTCGCAAGATGGGCAAGCGGAATTATTACGCCAAGGCGAACGAGCACGGTACAGGTGAAGGAATGAGAGATCGCAACATGAAACCGGGCCATCGTGGGTTTCTGGTAACGTGTAACGGACATGTTCGCGATTGTGTCCGTGATAGTTACCGCATCTTGAATGCTTATGCAGATGAGCTGTATGGTGCATTGGACAAAACCGCTCCGGAGGATAGTGAGAATCAGCAACAAGCCGATGCAGCAAGTGATGAAGAGGACATTTCGATTAAGCTGCAGAAAGAGGCAGAGGCGGCCGGTAAACCGAACAACAAAGCTTTCCGCTTCCAGAGCGTAGACAGCGGAGCCATGAATTGTCTTTTCATTCAGACATCTTTACCGGATCCGAATGAACTGACGAGCAAGATTATGAAGGATTTGAATgacaccaaacaacacaaatctCGCTTCATACTGCGAATGTTGCCGATTCAGGCGGTATGCCGCGCCAACCTTAAGGATATAATCGACGTTGTTGGTAAGCTAAGCGACCGGCACTTTCTGAAGGAGCCGAAAACATTTGCGATCTTATTTAACCGTCGGCTAAATAATGATCTCTCCCGAGACGATGTAATCCGCGAACTGGCCGAACTTATCACAGCCAAGAATGCGGGCAACAAGGCGAATCTTAAAAACCCGGATTTAGCGGTGATCGTTGAAGTGATCAAGGGTCTGTGTTGCATCGGAATCCTGCCCGAATATTACCAGCTGCGAAAGTACAACCTGGTTGAACTGGTTGTCTCACAGGATCCAAAGAAAGCGCCAGCATCGGAAGAGGTCGCAGTAGCTAAGGCGAATGAATTGGAAGAAGAAACTACCGAGAAACATCAACCGGATCATGTGCAGAGTGGaccagaggaaaaaaatacaaccttGCCGGATGAAGTAGCCGAGTAA
- the LOC128711584 gene encoding kinesin-like protein KIF23 has protein sequence MKTMRQKTPLKIAPRSVIKSRGNSGNSLVKDPVQVYCRIRPPPCESDLICLRVTDAHTVVLTPPEIAINYKVANLKETQYIFKRVFDDTVRQHAVYTSVAQPLVESLIRGRNGLLFTYGVTGSGKTYTMTGDLQHRGIMPRCLDALFRTIADYQAKKYTFKSDRLNGFDILTEAEVLLERQTELNAKLTKSSRKKDLDQEVASQASVEPSEISGIEEDNIYAVFINYVEVYNNCVYDLLEETTIQKTLQSKMVREDAHHNMFVHGVTEVEVKSVEEALELFQIGQKRKRMGHTILNAESSRSHSVFTIRLVQAPIDVQGEHVVQDRNAITVSQLSLVDLAGSERTNRTGNTGQRLREAGNINNSLMTLRTCLEILRENQQTSGGKKVPYRDSKITHLFKNYFDGEGQVRMIVCVNPRAEDYDETAQVMKFAEMTQDVQIARPTPIKIDMGLTPGRRKANQLVKLALADMAERHQQHTPYAADSNVDRMEFDLGLVYSLEPFLCEMKLGTPESNELVRKLSEVLELRIQKRKLLGEDFNARQNRFRMNLHKLESENVSLRTENVSFKGVLAQGKQKITALENKIVIYESSIDDLNRRNRVLEERVRELQTQLNQKTQLVSQKEQEKERQRKKFTSKIAVESEKMNRELEIKLMEQKNKLKDEMRDKEERLRMVSEIIQGTPIARPRSSSVDKDFQKLELTPNVKSLVSAYVTPRVSRPGTAVANSRHRRSRSTGERWLEHRAANPVPLGTILQPYYSNSKSVTKLTDKDILAQKTNKYCLISQDADTEGELETKLYKGDVIPTSGGGAQVVFNDVEFLKQFSPTKTPPNRKRSNNFVTPSAPPLSEIQNTNSKCSTAIEGHAEGQNKRSRH, from the exons ATGAAGACGAT GCGTCAGAAAACTCCGCTGAAGATAGCACCGAGGTCGGTCATCAAAAGCCGTGGAAATTCTGGCAACAGTTTGGTAAAAGATCCTGTACAAGTTTACTGCCGGATTCGTCCGCCGCCTTGCGAATCCGATCTTATCTGTTTACGCGTCACCGATGCTCATACAGTCGTTTTGACGCCTCCGGAAATAGCAATTAACTACAAGGTGGCTAATCTGAAGGAAACGCAGTACATTTTTAAGCGCGTTTTCGACGACACTGTCCGTCAGCATGCGGTGTACACGTCGGTCGCTCAACCGTTGGTAGAGTCGTTAATTCGTGGCCGAAACGGGTTGCTGTTCACATACGGCGTAACCGGGAGCGGCAAAACGTACACCATGACCGGAGATCTACAACATCGTGGAATCATGCCGCGTTGCTTGGATGCATTATTTCGCACTATTGCTGATTATCAAGCGAAGAAGTACACATTTAAATCGGATCGACTGAATGGCTTCGATATTCTTACTGAGGCAGAGGTATTGCTCGAACGGCAAACAGAATTGAACGCGAAACTGACCAAATCATCAAGAAAGAAGGATTTGGACCAAGAGGTGGCATCACAGGCTTCGGTGGAACCATCGGAAATAAGCGGTATCGAGGAGGATAACATCTACGCCGTATTCATAAACTATGTGGAGGTGTATAACAACTGTGTGTACGATTTGCTGGAAGAAACCACTATACAGAA AACGCTGCAAAGCAAAATGGTCCGAGAAGACGCGCATCATAATATGTTTGTCCATGGTGTAACGGAGGTAGAAGTGAAATCGGTTGAAGAGGCACTGGAACTGTTCCAGATTGGGCAAAAACGGAAGCGCATGGGACACACGATCCTTAATGCGGAATCGAGCCGTTCTCATTCCGTTTTCACGATTCGACTAGTTCAAGCCCCAATCGACGTGCAGGGAGAGCACGTCGTGCAGGACCGTAACGCTATCACCGTTAGTCAGCTTTCGTTGGTAGATTTGGCGGGAAGTGAGCGAACAAATCGAACCGGCAATACGGGGCAACGGTTGCGCGAAGCGGGCAACATCAACAATAGTTTGATGACGCTGCGaacttgtttggaaattttgcGCGAAAATCAGCAGACTTCCGGTGGCAAGAAGGTACCTTACCGAGATTCAAAAATTACCCATCTATTCAAAAACTATTTTGATGGAGAGGGTCAGGTGCGCATGATTGTATGCGTAAATCCACGTGCAGAGGATTACGACGAAACGGCGCAAGTTATGAAGTTTGCCGAAATGACTCAGGACGTACAAATAGCGCGACCCACACCGATTAAAATTGACATGGGTCTTACGCCGGGCCGTCGTAAAGCTAACCAGCTGGTCAAGTTAGCTCTTGCGGACATGGCCGAAAGACACCAGCAACATACACCATACGCCGCCGACTCCAATGTCGATCGAATGGAATTCGATCTTGGACTGGTGTACAGTTTAGAACCGTTCCTGTGTGAGATGAAACTGGGCACACCGGAGAGCAACGAGCTCGTACGAAAGCTGTCCGAGGTGTTGGAATTACGGATTCAAAAGCGTAAACTGTTGGGCGAAGATTTTAACGCTCGGCAAAACCGTTTCCGCATGAATTTGCATAAACTGGAAAGCGAGAATGTGTCGTTGCGCACCGAAAACGTTTCGTTTAAGGGTGTCCTTGCCCAGGGCAAGCAGAAAATTACCGCACTAGAGAACAAGATTGTGATTTACGAGAGTTCGATCGATGATTTGAATCGCCGCAACCGTGTGTTGGAAGAACGAGTACGAGAGCTGCAGACGCAACTGAACCAGAAAACTCAGCTTGTCAGCCAGAAGGAACAGGAAAAGGAACGTCAGCGAAAGAAGTTCACCTCCAAAATAGCAGTCGAATCGGAAAAGATGAACCGTGAACTGGAGATAAAGCTGATGGAGCAAAAGAATAAACTGAAGGACGAAATGCGTGACAAAGAGGAGCGGCTTCGAATGGTTTCGGAGATCATTCAAGGAACACCGATAGCGCGACCTCGTTCAAGTAGTGTAGACAAAGATTTCCAGAAGCTAGAACTAACCCCCAATGTAAAGTCACTCGTTTCTGCTTATGTCACACCGCGAGTTTCCCGC CCCGGTACAGCAGTCGCAAATAGTAGACATCGTCGGTCTCGCTCAACTGGTGAACGCTGGCTGGAACATCGTGCTGCCAATCCCGTTCCTTTGGGAACCATCCTGCAGCCGTACTATAGCAACTCAAAATCTGTTACCAAACTCACCGATAAGGACATCCTCGCGCAGAAGACTAACAAATATTGCTTGATTTCGCAAGACGCCGACACTGAGGGTGAACTGGAAACAAAACTGTACAAGGGTGACGTTATCCCGACCAGTGGCGGAGGAGCGCAGGTGGTCTTCAACGATGTGGAGTTTCTGAAACAATTCTCCCCCACGAAAACTCCCCCAAATCGGAAACGCTCGAACAACTTCGTCACTCCTAGTGCTCCGCCTTTGAGCGAGATACAGAACACCAATTCAAAGTGCAGCACAGCTATAGAGGGACATGCGGAAGGGCAAAACAAGCGCTCAAGGCACTGA
- the LOC128714196 gene encoding glycine receptor subunit alpha-2-like — protein sequence MRCIYIASLIWVFELCLPARTATSNYQYEKGTEYDKNVKPGALTDVSVSLYINRISGVDENKEEISFDVFLQITWVDTRIQPVTSNSTANNSWVGEYVELTKADRDMIWVPDLYIRQLREMKMLTLFEEISSLRLYLNSTISLSIGATIIIKCDMDFVLYPLDVQRCPVDFSSYKYPVKDLRFRWRSENALSFPNDFGDGFFRLPKYVVSFYTEQESQIVNYSDDNHSSARLEITLSREVKSYLLENYLPSTLFVSISWGSFVVVPEIVPGRMVLLVTTLLSLITMFDTVRNNSPDALELKCLEVWLISCTLFVFFALMEYFIVLFGIRYDKHWRVAKAQHASSIPPSITLQSAVTMAQSTMDTSINSATFQRENGLEHNTLKVSGSNKVQPQDHNSKTTSASLSNIQDTVQSAQKVSSVMTRKRFRNVADVALLYAGSQRGRLDQLSLIIFPLSFLIFTISYWTMYLTESKKNFK from the exons ATGCGTTGCATATACATAGCGAG TTTGATCTGGGTTTTCGAATTATGTCTCCCTGCGAGGACGGCCACTTCCAATTACCAATATGAAAAGGGCACCGAGTATGATAAAAACGTTAAGCCAG GAGCCCTCACCGATGTATCGGTGTCGCTGTACATTAATCGAATATCAGGCGTGGATGAAAATAAGGAA GAAATATCATTCGATGTCTTCCTTCAAATCACCTGGGTAGATACCCGAATCCAGCCAGTAACCAGCAATTCGACGGCAAACAATTCGTGGGTAGGCGAATACGTAGAACTGACGAAAGCCGATCGAGACATGATATGGGTTCCTGATCTCTACATACGACAGCTGCGGGAAATGAAGATGCTAACCTTGTTTGAAGAAATATCCAGTTTGCGTTTATATTTAAACAGCACCATAAGTTTAAGCATTGG AGCTACCATCATCATAAAGTGTGACATGGACTTTGTGCTTTACCCATTGGACGTACAAAGATGTCCTGTCGATTTCAGCAGCT ATAAATATCCAGTAAAAGATTTAAGGTTCCGCTGGCGATCGGAAAATGCGCTTTCTTTCCCGAATGACTTTGGCGATGGATTTTTTCGGCTTCCAAAATATGTGGTTTCATTTTACACCGAGCAGGAGTCACAGATAGTCAATTACAGCGATG ATAATCATAGTTCAGCTAGATTAGAGATAACCCTATCGAGGGAAGTAAAGAGTTACCTGTTGGAGAACTATCTTCCATCCACGTTATTCGTTTCCATATCCTGGGGCTCCTTCGTCGTCGTTCCAGAAATTGTTCCAGGACGGATGGTGCTCCTAGTCACCACGCTGTTATCATTGATCACGATGTTCGATACCGTGAGGAATAACTCACCGGATGCGTTGGAACTGAAGTGCCTTGAA GTGTGGCTCATATCCTGCActttgtttgtgttctttgCGCTAATGGAGTACTTCATCGTGCTGTTCGGAATAAGATACGACAAGCACTGGCGTGTGGCCAAAGCTCAGCACGCCTCATCAATACCCCCTTCCATAACATTGCAGTCGGCGGTGACGATGGCTCAAAGCACGATGGATACGTCG ATAAACTCCGCTACGTTTCAACGCGAAAATGGACTTGAGCATAATACTCTGAAAGTTTCTGGCAGCAACAAGGTTCAACCGCAAGATCACAACAGCAAGACAACATCGGCTTCGCTTAGTAATATACAAGACACTGTACAAAGCGCCCAGAAAGTGTCGTCTGTGATGACACGGAAAAG GTTTCGCAACGTCGCAGATGTAGCACTTCTTTACGCGGGCTCCCAGCGCGGTCGATTGGATCAGCTTTCTTTGATTATTTTCCCTCTCAGCTTCCTTATATTCACCATTTCATATTGGACCATGTATTTAACTGaatctaaaaaaaatttcaagtaA